CATCGAGTTACCGCGGAAAATTATGCTGAAAAAGGCGGTAGTCAATGTTAAATCAAACGATAATGCGTGCTTTGCGTGGGCGGTGGTAGCAGCCTTGTATCCTGCGGAAAAAAATTCAGACAGAACAATCGAATACCCACATTACTCGACGGTGCTCAACCTGTGCGATATCGAGTTCCCCATGACGCTTCcgcaaataacaaaatttgagaAACTCAACATTATCTCCGTCAACGTCTTCACCACCGAAGACTCAAAAATCATCCCTCTGCGGCTCGCCGACGACAAACAGGAGAAGCACGTCAACCTGCTCTACGTGCGTAAAAACAACGATGCTGACTTTGCATGCATAAAGAACCTGCCGCGGTTGGTGAGCTCACAACTGAGCATgcacaaatgtaaaaagtatatttgcgatcggtaagtaaaaacacatttatagaataattcgaaactttattcacagtattaatcatacaaattattacaggtgTCTACACTACTTTTATACACAGGAGAAATTATCGGCGCACAGCATCGACTGCGGCAAGATAAACGATTGCGCCGTTGTTCTCCCCAGCGAGGACAAAAAGTGGTTGACGTTTTACCACTATAGTTGGAAGGAGCGGCTCCCGTTCGTAGTGTACGCCGATCTCGAATGTACGCTCGAGAAAAAAGAGGATCAGGACGGTACTACTTACGCCTACCAACATCACAGAGCCTTTAGCGTAGGATTTTATGTAAGTTGCACGTACGATAATTCTTTATCTAGTTTTAAGTCGTATCGCGGTGAGGATTGCGTGACGTGGTTCGTCAACGAACTTCACGATTTGGCGCGCCGTGTGAAAGCGATCCTCACCACCGTCATCCCCATGGCGGATCTTACGCGGGAGGAATCGGAAAAATTCCGTAGCACCGCGATGTGCCACGTGTGCGAGAAACCGTTTGCACCGGACGATACGCGGGTGCGCGATCATTGTCATCTCACCGGGCGTTACCGCGGTgccgcgcactcgtcgtgcaatctaaattacaaagactcccacgttatcccagtgatatttcacaatttatccggttacgacgcgcatttcattattaaagacgTTGCCAATGCCTTTGAAGGCAACGTCGAATTGTTACCGCTGACGAAAGAgcgatacatttcttttacaaaaaatgttaaagataccatggatcaaaaatcaaaattgtgtataaaattacggtttattgattcgtttaaatttctcaGTACAAGTCTCGACAAATTGGCATCATATTTAACTgtagatgaattaaaaattttacgatcggaattcaatcatttatccgcggaacatttcaatttgcttactcggaaaggtgtgtttccctacgagtacgtcgacagcgtcgacaagctccgggacacaagcctgccatcgcgcgaatcgttttacagctcgctcaccggagaaacgatatccgagagcgattacgcgcacgcgacaaacgTCTGGCAAACATTTTCAATCGAAGATCTAGGTCAATACAgcgatttgtatttgaaaacagacgttcttttgttggcggatattttcgaaaatttccgAAACACGTGTATAAAGAGTTACGGTTTAGATCCCGCTCAGTATTACACATTACCGGGGTACACGTGGGACGCTATGTTGAAGTACACGGGCATCAAGTTCGAGTTGCTCACAGACATCGATATGGTGCTGTTTGTCGAGCGCGGTATACGCGGCGGTCTCAGCCAATGCTCCAACCGATACGCCGCCGCCAACAACAAATACATGCCATCGTACGATCCATCGGAACCGTCATTGTACCTAATGTACTATGATGTAAACTTGTACGGCTGGGCAATGTGTCAACTGTTGCCCTATGCCAAATTTCGATGGGTCGATGATGTCGCGAGCTTTGACGTAATGTCCGTTGCATCCGATTCGGCTACCGGTTATGTGCTGGAAGTCGATCTCGAGTACCTGGTGAATCTTCACGACGCGCACTCCGACCTACCGTTCTGCCCGACGCGCGATaagccgcccggcaagcgggagATCAAGTTACTCGTCACGCTGTGCGATAAGCAGCGTTATGTCATCCACTACCGTAATCTGCAGCAATGCGTGCGACACGGCCTgcgaattgcaaagattcaccgcgtactgcaattcgcgcaatctccGTGGCTCCGCGGATACATAGAACTGAATACACAGTTTCGGACACGGGcgaaaaatgatttcgaaaaaaatttgtacaaattgatgaacaacgcggttttcggcaaaaccatggagaatgtgcgaaatcaCACGGATGTCCGGCTCGTTACACAGTGGGATGGTCGGTACGGAGCGGAGGCTATGATCGCGAAACCGAATTTCCACAGCCGAAGCGTGTTCTCGGAGGATCTAGTCGCCGTAGAGTTGCGAaaactcgaagtgaaattcgacaagccaatctacgtgggtatgtgcatcctcgacatatccaagacctgcttgtacgagtttaactacgagtacatggcgcctctctaccgcgacaattgcaaaattatgtataccgaTACCGACAGTCTGATATACTTTCTGCACTGCGAGGACGCGTATCGGGATATGAAACGCGATATATCCAAATTCGACACGAACGACTACTTCGAGGACAACGCTTACAGTATGCCGCGCGCCAACAAGAAAGTACCCGGTTTGATGAAAGACGAGAACAACGGCGCGATCATGACGGAATTTGTCGGACT
Above is a genomic segment from Linepithema humile isolate Giens D197 chromosome 6, Lhum_UNIL_v1.0, whole genome shotgun sequence containing:
- the LOC137000749 gene encoding uncharacterized protein; the protein is MEKERDLTVRAANIKTTGEFLPWDYECNEYLDSLKEQCRKRQRTGVVNSLVAQIARLEGVRDALHERFVPVGAGYGGYEKRGYTWKEIETAFRNRVLTGVVVNHEYIDPRVKTAVKTIATKNCELFPTSDLQEWYTRHVVDAILTSLEEFQERDSGWALSRILNLIINVNKFNPLRAGCHIELPRKIMLKKAVVNVKSNDNACFAWAVVAALYPAEKNSDRTIEYPHYSTVLNLCDIEFPMTLPQITKFEKLNIISVNVFTTEDSKIIPLRLADDKQEKHVNLLYVRKNNDADFACIKNLPRLVSSQLSMHKCKKYICDRCLHYFYTQEKLSAHSIDCGKINDCAVVLPSEDKKWLTFYHYSWKERLPFVVYADLECTLEKKEDQDGTTYAYQHHRAFSVGFYVSCTYDNSLSSFKSYRGEDCVTWFVNELHDLARRVKAILTTVIPMADLTREESEKFRSTAMCHVCEKPFAPDDTRVRDHCHLTGRYRGAAHSSCNLNYKDSHVIPVIFHNLSGYDAHFIIKDVANAFEGNVELLPLTKERYISFTKNVKDTMDQKSKLCIKLRSLTGETISESDYAHATNVWQTFSIEDLGQYSDLYLKTDVLLLADIFENFRNTCIKSYGLDPAQYYTLPGYTWDAMLKYTGIKFELLTDIDMVLFVERGIRGGLSQCSNRYAAANNKYMPSYDPSEPSLYLMYYDVNLYGWAMCQLLPYAKFRWVDDVASFDVMSVASDSATGYVLEVDLEYLVNLHDAHSDLPFCPTRDKPPGKREIKLLVTLCDKQRYVIHYRNLQQCVRHGLRIAKIHRVLQFAQSPWLRGYIELNTQFRTRAKNDFEKNLYKLMNNAVFGKTMENVRNHTDVRLVTQWDAEACSRRI
- the LOC137000892 gene encoding uncharacterized protein; its protein translation is MCILDISKTCLYEFNYEYMAPLYRDNCKIMYTDTDSLIYFLHCEDAYRDMKRDISKFDTNDYFEDNAYSMPRANKKVPGLMKDENNGAIMTEFVGLRAKMYALRVTGQKDVKKVKGVKKNVVVRTITFDDYTQCLNDEIELMRRQSCIRSKLHEVYTVSESKLALSPYDDKRHVVSGSTDTLPWGHYKIQL